The stretch of DNA TCAGTTTCTCAACATCCTCGACATAGAGACCGGTGCCGATAAGCCAGTTAAATGGTTCAAACCGTTTGATAAAAGATATTTTTTTATGATCTTTACCGGTAACATTCGGTTTCAACCAGTAATATTCACAAAATCCCTGACCGAACTGGCCGGCAATTTCAGTCATCTCCTGAATGAAACGCTTTCCCTGGGTATCCCGCAGGCCGAGCAGGTTTTTCATCTCCAGTTGCGGTTTGTTGGCGTTGAGCCTCACCAGGCCATCCAGGCGGATGACAAAATAATAGCCGCGGCCCTCGGCAAAGCGAATGGCTCTCAAGGCGTCGATGACCATCGGTTGAATCTCAGTGTCGGTTTTCGTGGCTTTATTCCGCTGATAAATGTTTGTGGCCATGGCGTGAGCTTCCAGTATCCGCCGGCGCACCTTGTCCCGGGCCATTTGTTCACTCAGTGAGCGCTGGTAATTGATGGTTTCAACAACCCGCATAACTTCGCGTTTGATTATCTCCTTTTGCCGGCTGACATAATCGGCGCGCATTTTTTCGGCGTTCTGGTTGAATCTGCGGTAATGGCCGGTAATCTGGAAAATGAGGATGATTGCCGTCAGCGAGATAATCGCGGCCAGAAGCAGGAGCCGGATAAGGTTGGTGAATTTCATTCTTCCAGATTTCATGATTTTACAACCAAGGATATAGGATAGAGGCTAAGGGTGGAAAATAGTGGGGACACCATCGATTAAGGTTGCCTGCAGCTTATACCTTGCCCCTTTCTGCATATCGATATCGGTCAGAAAACCGGGAACTTAAGAAAAACGGCAATATAACTCAGGCCATGGTAGATAACTTCCAGGGTTGGTCCGCTGCTGTGGGGTTGCAGCTGTGGCCAGAGCAGATAAAAAATGTAAATGACCATGGCCAGGCCGACAAAAAATTCGAAAAAGAAACTGACCAAGGCTCCGAGTACGGCGCCGATGCCGGCTTTGAAACTTTCCCGTTCGTTTTTCAGGGCGAAACCCATTTCGCAGCAGAAAGCTCCGGTAAATGCCCCGATCAGTGACCCTCCCGGAAGGGGAATGAAGATCAGCCCGACAAAAAAACCGATTATGGCCCCCATGATTCCATAGCGGCTGGCACCCATGGTTTTGGCCCCGAAGCTGGTAAGCAGATACTGGCCGCCGGCACCCACCAGGGTGAGCAGAAAGAGGACAACCATGGCCTTAATGCCGAGGATGGTAAAGCCGCTGATGGCGGCGTAGACCAGGGCGCCGACAAAAATCAGGCCGGTGCCTGGAAATGCGGGCAGCAGGGTGCCGATCAGGCCGATAAAAACGATGAAGACAAGCAGGGCAAATCCCATTTACTTTTGACCTCCGGCTTTTTTCGGCTGGTAGGTGCAGTAGGGTTCCTCAGCCATGTAATTGCCGGTTATTTCGTAAGCCCGGGCCCGACAGCCGCCGCAGACCCGCTTATATTCGCAGATACCGCATTTGCCTTCCAGGGCATCGAAATCCCGCAACCGGGTGAAGACCTCGGACTTTTCCCAGATTTCCCGAAAATTGGTTTCCCTGATATTGCCGGCCAGGGCTTCCAGGTAACCGCAGGGTTGGACTTCCCCGATATGGGAAACAAAACAGAAGCCGATGCCCCCCAGGCAGCCCCGGGTAACCGCATCGAGGCCGTGGGTTTTAAAGCTTATTTTTTTACCTTCCTCTTTGGAACGTTGGCGTAAAATCCGATAATAATGGGGAGCACAGGTAGCCTTAAGCTGTAAGGGTACTTTGTCCCGCTGGTCATAGAACCAGTTGAGGGTGCGCTCGTACTCTTCCGGGGGGATCTCTTGCTCTTCCAGTTCCTTGCCGCGGCCGGTGGGAACCAGGAGGAAAATATGATGGGCGACGGCCCCCAGGGAAACCGCCAG from Pseudomonadota bacterium encodes:
- the ahbD gene encoding heme b synthase — protein: MNSMKKHPNSDVPELRLIAWETTRSCNLSCIHCRAAAEKGPYEGELSTKEALEFLDTVASFSKPVIILTGGEPLMRPDIYELAAYGTKLGLRMVMATNGTLVDETSIQKMIDSGIQRMSVSIDGANATSHDNFRQVPGAFNASLKALEFARKAGLEYQINTTITKINLDEIPAILDLAVSLGAVAHHIFLLVPTGRGKELEEQEIPPEEYERTLNWFYDQRDKVPLQLKATCAPHYYRILRQRSKEEGKKISFKTHGLDAVTRGCLGGIGFCFVSHIGEVQPCGYLEALAGNIRETNFREIWEKSEVFTRLRDFDALEGKCGICEYKRVCGGCRARAYEITGNYMAEEPYCTYQPKKAGGQK
- a CDS encoding cache domain-containing protein, which gives rise to MKSGRMKFTNLIRLLLLAAIISLTAIILIFQITGHYRRFNQNAEKMRADYVSRQKEIIKREVMRVVETINYQRSLSEQMARDKVRRRILEAHAMATNIYQRNKATKTDTEIQPMVIDALRAIRFAEGRGYYFVIRLDGLVRLNANKPQLEMKNLLGLRDTQGKRFIQEMTEIAGQFGQGFCEYYWLKPNVTGKDHKKISFIKRFEPFNWLIGTGLYVEDVEKLIKTKLLSQISKIRFGSEGYIFVNRLNGDALCSNGKIFDGSKKLWEVFAKNPESIKDLFAKEYNAALKPGGDYIYY
- a CDS encoding DUF456 domain-containing protein, which encodes MGFALLVFIVFIGLIGTLLPAFPGTGLIFVGALVYAAISGFTILGIKAMVVLFLLTLVGAGGQYLLTSFGAKTMGASRYGIMGAIIGFFVGLIFIPLPGGSLIGAFTGAFCCEMGFALKNERESFKAGIGAVLGALVSFFFEFFVGLAMVIYIFYLLWPQLQPHSSGPTLEVIYHGLSYIAVFLKFPVF